The Plantactinospora sp. KBS50 sequence CGTCACCGGCCCGTGCGGCGTCCTGGGCGCCGCGGTCGCCTACTTCCCCCGGCGCACCGCCAACGGCTGGAACCTTCCCGACGCCCTGGAACAGGACCTCCTCGCCGGCTGGCGCCAGCCACGCGCCCGGGTGGCCGAAGGGCGCCTGCTGTCCACCGGCGGCTACGCGACCGCGTGCCAGGACACCTCCGACGGGCTCAAGGCCACCATCGAACAACTCGCCACCGCCAGCGGGGTCGGGTTCGACATCGCCGAGGACGACATCGCCGTCCACCCCGCCGTCAGCGCGGTCGCCAAGCTCATCGGGGCCGACGACATCACCCTCGCGATGAGCGCCTCCGCGGACTTCCAGCTAGCCTTCACCGTGCCCCCCGACAGACTCGACGCATGCCGGAACGCGTTCGCCGGGCACGGCTTGACGTTCGACGTCATCGGCCGGGCCACCGAACCCGCGGCCGGGGTGACCCTCACCGGCCGCGACGGCAGCCGGCACGCCCTGCCCGGTGTCGCCTGGAAACACCAGGCAACCGACGTCAGCGGCCTCGTCACCGGTGCCGCCGTCCCCGGCACCGTGACCCCGTGAGCAGCGGCTGGCCCGGAACCGCCCGGGTTCGCAGGTCCTACGCCTCCCTGGCGGAGCGGTACACCGCGATGACCGCCGGCTACGACAGGTTTCCCGGCCTTGAACAGGAACTCAAGACATTCCTCGACACGCTGCCGGACGGTCCCGTCCTGGACCTCGGCTGCGGGGCCGGCCGCGACGCGCAGCTGACCGCCGCGGCCGGCAGGACCGTCGTCATCGCCGACGCCACACCCGAACTGCTCTGCGTCGCGGCGGCCCGTCTGGGCAGACCCGCCGCCGTCTGCTGCGACGCCGTCGCCCTGCCGTTCCGATCCGGCTGCTTCGCCGGCATCATCGCCAGCGGCGTACTGCTGCACCTGCCCAAGCCCTACACCGCCGCGGCGCTCGCGGGCGTCCGGCGTGCCCTCGTTCCGGGCGGCCGCGCGTTGATCAGCATGAAGTACGGCGGCCAGGACGGCTGGCGCGCCACCGAGGAGTTCCCGGCCGCCCGCTGGTTCACCTACTACGAGCCGGCGGAGTTCGCCGACGCCTGCCGCGCGGCCGGGCTCCGAGTCACGCAACTGGACAGGAGCACCCGCAAGGACTGGTTCACCGCCACGACCGAACGGTGACACCCCGAGGCGGGCCGTCACGGCCGCCGACCGGCGCCGCTGTGGTCGGTCGCGGGCGCCACGGCCGGCTGCCGGGCGAGCCTGCGGTGCCGGGCCGGCAGCCCCAGCAGCGGGTTGCCGACGGCCCAGGCGGCGCCCTTGCAGATCAGCTCCTTGTAGCCGGCGGCGAGCCGGCCGGTCAGCACCGCCCGCACGGCCCGGTCGTCGGCCGTGACGTACTGGATC is a genomic window containing:
- a CDS encoding bifunctional 2-polyprenyl-6-hydroxyphenol methylase/3-demethylubiquinol 3-O-methyltransferase UbiG, whose amino-acid sequence is MSSGWPGTARVRRSYASLAERYTAMTAGYDRFPGLEQELKTFLDTLPDGPVLDLGCGAGRDAQLTAAAGRTVVIADATPELLCVAAARLGRPAAVCCDAVALPFRSGCFAGIIASGVLLHLPKPYTAAALAGVRRALVPGGRALISMKYGGQDGWRATEEFPAARWFTYYEPAEFADACRAAGLRVTQLDRSTRKDWFTATTER
- the thiL gene encoding thiamine-phosphate kinase, whose product is MYDLDGPVTLVAGSDYVRGPKFTLYEQGLLTNFDIGYYVVAANVSDVAAMGAAPIGVLTVVRYPHDLDDDAFLDIMAGIDRACADFGTFNVGGDIGNAERIVLCASAFGICRTGTALTRRGAEPGDHLCVTGPCGVLGAAVAYFPRRTANGWNLPDALEQDLLAGWRQPRARVAEGRLLSTGGYATACQDTSDGLKATIEQLATASGVGFDIAEDDIAVHPAVSAVAKLIGADDITLAMSASADFQLAFTVPPDRLDACRNAFAGHGLTFDVIGRATEPAAGVTLTGRDGSRHALPGVAWKHQATDVSGLVTGAAVPGTVTP